In Liolophura sinensis isolate JHLJ2023 chromosome 2, CUHK_Ljap_v2, whole genome shotgun sequence, a genomic segment contains:
- the LOC135462462 gene encoding uncharacterized protein LOC135462462 — MDKYASSSFGEPCGTDNGQCTGLNVECNDTTDGYCVCGQNTELSSSGTDCNVIGEGRLGDTCTSDSDCFIELFCNGTTCDCRSGFRPVTPEEKQAYVDYPLQCRPDTFDLNFCPTTEAPTTTTSAATTTPTLTTEVQTTVTLAPASLFTSCSDDSQCPVSASCRQRECDGQICLCVIGYVPNDNDNGCLTASSFGERCGTDNGQCTGLNVECNDTTDGYCVCGQNTELSSSGTDCNVIGEGRLGDTCTSDSDCFIELFCNGTTCDCRSGFRPVTPEERQAYVDYPLQCRPDMFDLNFCPTTEAPTTTTSAATTTPTLTTEVQTTVTLAPASLFTSCSDDSQCPVSASCRQRECDGQICLCVIGYVPNDSDNGCLTASSFGEPCGTDNGQCTGLNVECNDTTDGYCVCGQNTELSSSGTDCNVIGEGRLGDTCTSDSDCFIELFCNGTTCDCRSGFRPVTPEERQAYVDYPLQCRPDTFDLNFCPTTEAPTTTTSAATTTPTLTTEVQTTVTLAPASLFTSCSDDSQCPVSASCRQRECDGQICLCVIGYVPNDNDNGCLTASSFGERCGTDNGQCTGLNVECNDTTDGYCVCGQNTELSSSGTDCNVIGEGRLGDTCTSDSDCFIELFCNGTTCDCRSGFRPVTPEERQAYVDYPLQCRPDMFDLNFCPTTEAPTTTTSAATTTPTLTTEVQTTVTLAPASLFTSCSDDSQCPVSASCRQRECDGQICLCVIGYVPNDSDNGCLTASSFGEPCGTDNGQCTGLNVECNDTTDGYCVCGQNTELSSSGTDCNVIGEGRLGDTCTSDSDCFIELFCNGTTCDCRSGFRPVTPEEKQAYVDYPLQCRPDTFDLNFCPTTEAPTTTTSAATTTPTLTTEVQTTVTLAPASLFTSCSDDSQCPVSASCRQRECDGQICLCVIGYVPNDNDNGCLTASSFGERCGTDNGQCTGLNVECNDTTDGYCVCGQNTELSSSGTDCNVIGEGRLGDTCTSDSDCFIELFCNGTTCDCRSGFRPVTPEERQAYVDYPLQCRPDMFDLNFCPTTEAPTTTTSAATTTPTLTTEVQTTVTLAPASLFTSCSDDSQCPVSASCRQRECDGQICLCVIGYVPNDSDNGCLTASSFGEPCGTDNGQCTGLNVECNDTTDGYCVCGQNTELSSSGTDCNVIGEGRLGDTCTSDSDCFIELFCNGTTCDCRSGFRPVTPEERQAYVDYPLQCRPDTFDLNFCPTTEAPTTTTSAATTTPTLTTEVQTTVTLAPASLFTSCSDDSQCPVSASCRQRECDGQICLCVIGYVPNDNDNGCLTASSFGERCGTDNGQCTGLNVECNDTTDGYCVCGQNTELSSSGTDCNVIGEGRLGDTCTSDSDCFIELFCNGTTCDCRSGFRPVTPEERFLPNNRSAYNYNERSNNNAHTDNRGADYRYTSPSQFIYLVL, encoded by the exons ATGGACAAATATGCCT CGTCTTCGTTTGGTGAGCCGTGTGGCACGGACAATGGCCAGTGTACAGGACTCAATGTTGAATGTAACGACACAACAGACGGTTACTGCGTATGTGGCCAAAACACGGAACTCTCCTCATCAGGGACGGACTGCAATGTGATAGGCGAAGGTCGCCTTGGGGATACGTGCACGAGTGACTCAGATTGCTTCATAGAACTATTCTGTAATGGCACAACGTGCGACTGTAGAAGTGGGTTTCGGCCGGTAACCCCAGAGGAGAAGCAAGCTTACGTGGACTACCCTTTGCAATGCCGCCCAGATACGTTTGATTTAA ATTTCTGCCCAACAACAGAAGCGCCTACAACTACAACGAgcgcagcaacaacaacgcccaCACTGACAACAGAGGTGCAGACTACCGTTACACTAGCCCCAGCCAGTTTATTTACCTCGTGCTCCGACGATTCCCAATGTCCGGTGTCAGCCAGTTGTCGCCAACGAGAGTGTGATGGACAAATATGCCTGTGTGTTATAGGATATGTTCCGAATGACAACGACAATGGTTGCTTAACTG CGTCTTCGTTTGGTGAGCGGTGTGGTACAGACAATGGTCAGTGTACAGGACTCAATGTTGAATGTAACGACACAACAGACGGTTACTGCGTATGTGGCCAAAACACGGAACTCTCCTCATCAGGGACGGACTGCAATGTGATAGGCGAAGGTCGCCTTGGGGATACGTGCACGAGTGACTCAGATTGCTTCATAGAACTATTCTGTAATGGCACAACGTGCGACTGTAGAAGTGGGTTTCGGCCGGTTACCCCAGAGGAGAGGCAAGCTTACGTGGACTACCCTTTGCAATGCCGCCCCGATATGTTTGATTTAA ATTTCTGCCCAACAACAGAAGCGCCTACAACTACAACGAgcgcagcaacaacaacgcccaCACTGACAACAGAGGTGCAGACTACCGTTACACTAGCCCCAGCCAGTTTATTTACCTCGTGCTCTGACGATTCTCAATGTCCAGTGTCAGCCAGTTGTCGCCAAAGAGAGTGTGATGGACAAATATGCCTGTGTGTTATTGGATATGTTCCAAATGACAGCGACAATGGTTGCTTAACTG CGTCTTCGTTTGGTGAGCCGTGTGGAACGGACAATGGCCAGTGTACAGGACTCAATGTTGAATGTAACGACACAACAGACGGTTACTGCGTATGTGGCCAAAACACGGAACTCTCCTCATCAGGGACGGACTGCAATGTGATAGGCGAAGGTCGCCTTGGGGATACGTGCACGAGTGACTCAGATTGCTTCATAGAACTATTCTGTAATGGCACAACGTGCGACTGTAGAAGTGGGTTTCGGCCGGTTACCCCAGAGGAGAGGCAAGCTTACGTGGACTACCCTTTGCAATGCCGCCCAGATACGTTTGATTTAA ATTTCTGCCCAACAACAGAAGCGCCTACAACTACAACGAgcgcagcaacaacaacgcccaCACTGACAACAGAGGTGCAGACTACCGTTACACTAGCCCCAGCCAGTTTATTTACCTCGTGCTCCGACGATTCCCAATGTCCGGTGTCAGCCAGTTGTCGCCAACGAGAGTGTGATGGACAAATATGCCTGTGTGTTATAGGATATGTTCCGAATGACAACGACAATGGTTGCTTAACTG CGTCTTCGTTTGGTGAGCGGTGTGGTACAGACAATGGTCAGTGTACAGGACTCAATGTTGAATGTAACGACACAACAGACGGTTACTGCGTATGTGGCCAAAACACGGAACTCTCCTCATCAGGGACGGACTGCAATGTGATAGGCGAAGGTCGCCTTGGGGATACGTGCACGAGTGACTCAGATTGCTTCATAGAACTATTCTGTAATGGCACAACGTGCGACTGTAGAAGTGGGTTTCGGCCGGTTACCCCAGAGGAGAGGCAAGCTTACGTGGACTACCCTTTGCAATGCCGCCCCGATATGTTTGATTTAA ATTTCTGCCCAACAACAGAAGCGCCTACAACTACAACGAgcgcagcaacaacaacgcccaCACTGACAACAGAGGTGCAGACTACCGTTACACTAGCCCCAGCCAGTTTATTTACCTCGTGCTCTGACGATTCTCAATGTCCAGTGTCAGCCAGTTGTCGCCAAAGAGAGTGTGATGGACAAATATGCCTGTGTGTTATTGGATATGTTCCAAATGACAGCGACAATGGTTGCTTAACTG CGTCTTCGTTTGGTGAGCCGTGTGGAACGGACAATGGCCAGTGTACAGGACTCAATGTTGAATGTAACGACACAACAGACGGTTACTGCGTATGTGGCCAAAACACGGAACTCTCCTCATCAGGGACGGACTGCAATGTGATAGGCGAAGGTCGCCTTGGGGATACGTGCACGAGTGACTCAGATTGCTTCATAGAACTATTCTGTAATGGCACAACGTGCGACTGTAGAAGTGGGTTTCGGCCGGTTACCCCAGAGGAGAAGCAAGCTTACGTGGACTACCCTTTGCAATGCCGACCAGATACGTTTGATTTAA ATTTCTGCCCAACAACAGAAGCGCCTACAACTACAACGAgcgcagcaacaacaacgcccaCACTGACAACAGAGGTGCAGACTACCGTTACACTAGCCCCAGCCAGTTTATTTACCTCGTGCTCCGACGATTCCCAATGTCCGGTGTCAGCCAGTTGTCGCCAACGAGAGTGTGATGGACAAATATGCCTGTGTGTTATAGGATATGTTCCGAATGACAACGACAATGGTTGCTTAACTG CGTCTTCGTTTGGTGAGCGGTGTGGTACAGACAATGGTCAGTGTACAGGACTCAATGTTGAATGTAACGACACAACAGACGGTTACTGCGTATGTGGCCAAAACACGGAACTCTCCTCATCAGGGACGGACTGCAATGTGATAGGCGAAGGTCGCCTTGGGGATACGTGCACGAGTGACTCAGATTGCTTCATAGAACTATTCTGTAATGGCACAACGTGCGACTGTAGAAGTGGGTTTCGGCCGGTTACCCCAGAGGAGAGGCAAGCTTACGTGGACTACCCTTTGCAATGCCGCCCCGATATGTTTGATTTAA ATTTCTGCCCAACAACAGAAGCGCCTACAACTACAACGAgcgcagcaacaacaacgcccaCACTGACAACAGAGGTGCAGACTACCGTTACACTAGCCCCAGCCAGTTTATTTACCTCGTGCTCTGACGATTCTCAATGTCCAGTGTCAGCCAGTTGTCGCCAAAGAGAGTGTGATGGACAAATATGCCTGTGTGTTATTGGATATGTTCCAAATGACAGCGACAATGGTTGCTTAACTG CGTCTTCGTTTGGTGAGCCGTGTGGAACGGACAATGGCCAGTGTACAGGACTCAATGTTGAATGTAACGACACAACAGACGGTTACTGCGTATGTGGCCAAAACACGGAACTCTCCTCATCAGGGACGGACTGCAATGTGATAGGCGAAGGTCGCCTTGGGGATACGTGCACGAGTGACTCAGATTGCTTCATAGAACTATTCTGTAATGGCACAACGTGCGACTGTAGAAGTGGGTTTCGGCCGGTTACCCCAGAGGAGAGGCAAGCTTACGTGGACTACCCTTTGCAATGCCGCCCAGATACGTTTGATTTAA ATTTCTGCCCAACAACAGAAGCGCCTACAACTACAACGAgcgcagcaacaacaacgcccaCACTGACAACAGAGGTGCAGACTACCGTTACACTAGCCCCAGCCAGTTTATTTACCTCGTGCTCCGACGATTCCCAATGTCCGGTGTCAGCCAGTTGTCGCCAACGAGAGTGTGATGGACAAATATGCCTGTGTGTTATAGGATATGTTCCGAATGACAACGACAATGGTTGCTTAACTG CGTCTTCGTTTGGTGAGCGGTGTGGTACAGACAATGGTCAGTGTACAGGACTCAATGTTGAATGTAACGACACAACAGACGGTTACTGCGTATGTGGCCAAAACACGGAACTCTCCTCATCAGGGACGGACTGCAATGTGATAGGCGAAGGTCGCCTTGGGGATACGTGCACGAGTGACTCAGATTGCTTCATAGAACTATTCTGTAATGGCACAACGTGCGACTGTAGAAGTGGGTTTCGGCCGGTTACCCCAGAGGAGAG ATTTCTGCCCAACAACAGAAGCGCCTACAACTACAACGAgcgcagcaacaacaacgcccaCACTGACAACAGAGGTGCAGACTACCGTTACACTAGCCCCAGCCAGTTTATTTACCTCGTGCTCTGA